One segment of Microscilla marina ATCC 23134 DNA contains the following:
- a CDS encoding helix-turn-helix transcriptional regulator — translation MAQIIYERSLRDIVLDKCSMIRKQFPDLGSLKKFITQSYQNKKGWPTAILNVHTQQDYRPDVKGALSIFMNISGESHCTVDNRQVTIPEAFFFVTNQQQHYTLAIETSRPVETFNIHFADRLVEQVYESLLLPSDYLLQNSGHINGPQLLFYNQLHRKDAYLMGLIQAIRQAPHYQVNTLSLGQQFASKTTQEHLWLEEKLYEILVYLLQLHRNILKKVEQLPPIKQTTRVELYKRLGFALDYLHSFAHCTIQLDDLAQTACLSKYHFLRLFKQVFGLTPYQYLAKIRLENAQSLLKTTQMTVHEIAYTIGYENATSFCRVFRQRFKVSPQQYRSMIG, via the coding sequence ATGGCTCAAATTATTTATGAAAGATCACTTAGAGACATCGTCCTTGATAAATGTAGTATGATTCGTAAGCAGTTTCCTGACTTGGGCAGCCTTAAAAAATTTATCACACAAAGTTATCAAAACAAAAAAGGTTGGCCTACGGCTATTCTAAACGTGCATACCCAACAAGACTATCGTCCAGACGTAAAAGGGGCGCTGTCTATATTTATGAACATTAGCGGAGAGAGTCATTGTACAGTAGACAATCGTCAAGTCACAATTCCTGAGGCATTCTTTTTTGTAACCAATCAACAACAACATTACACTTTAGCCATTGAAACATCTCGCCCGGTAGAAACTTTCAATATTCATTTTGCCGATCGTTTGGTAGAGCAGGTATACGAGAGTTTGTTGTTGCCTTCTGACTACCTACTCCAAAACAGCGGGCATATCAATGGCCCTCAACTACTGTTTTATAACCAATTGCACCGCAAAGATGCGTACCTGATGGGGTTGATTCAAGCCATCCGTCAAGCACCTCATTATCAGGTCAATACTTTGTCGTTGGGGCAACAGTTTGCAAGCAAAACAACTCAAGAACACTTATGGCTGGAAGAGAAACTGTACGAAATATTGGTGTATTTGCTACAGCTGCACCGCAACATACTTAAGAAGGTAGAGCAACTGCCTCCTATCAAGCAAACTACTCGTGTAGAGTTGTACAAACGGCTGGGGTTTGCCTTGGATTATTTACATAGTTTTGCCCACTGTACTATTCAGCTCGACGATTTGGCACAAACAGCTTGTTTGTCTAAGTACCATTTTTTGCGCTTGTTCAAGCAAGTATTTGGGCTTACACCTTACCAATACCTGGCAAAGATACGCCTCGAAAATGCCCAAAGCCTGCTCAAAACTACCCAAATGACTGTTCACGAGATTGCCTACACCATTGGCTACGAAAACGCTACGTCTTTTTGTCGGGTATTTAGGCAACGGTTTAAGGTGTCGCCTCAGCAGTATCGGTCGATGATTGGATAG
- a CDS encoding tetratricopeptide repeat protein gives MKKLRLCILILLTYNSTAFSQKQVRIDSLKQLLQTRLDDRQRVDVYNLIAHEYRSSDSAQVAHYVSKAVELSNKTAYYKGIADAYYPLGWVMMHKGHYLKAAKLYNKTLEAAQKGDYKIGKANAYNGLGVNQWYKNDFKAALRYLTQSLEWRKQTNDQKGMATNYSNIGLIHSMQGNYLKALAFQDEGLEIRLKLNDKRGISASCDNIGAIYTSQGNYPQALKVLYKALSINKEIGAKNGMAYNYSNLGLAYTKQGNYPKALEVYTKALKLDEALGSKSRIARTYDNLGIVYSKQGNYHKALGFYQKALKIREQTKDKNGMALSYNNLGLIYTSQNSYSKALAFFQKALTLNQEANVQQEVAANHNNMGTVYYQQGKYDKALLVYNKALKISEKIGNKNGVATGNLKLGKLSLKLRQFDKAQAYLETALSMRTQMGEKDLMAEAFVHLGMAHYQQTNYTKAKQYLVKGVKSARGVGNPVIVRDGVEALANVYQHLGNYKKAYECQVLFKKMADSLLNEVSIRKLTHLEASYTSKKREDSLAKEKALLNADIRQRKLTQRTTYLGLGLTSVLLLVALFFFRSKQRANRELNRVNADLDLSVEGLNNANEEIQQQQEELRAQHAYLEESYKNIQLLTNIGQEIIASLDLDQVLFTIYTHVNKLMDATIFGIGIYYTKRQSIDFRLAIERGQRYKHYSRSTLDKQQLAVLCIEQKASIRTGNIQQEYPEFVESFNINTPLEDGSLAQMPRSAIYLPLLLENEVVGLISVQSFEENAYTDRHFKLLKNLSLYVSIAIGNAQMFEQLDNKNQDITASITYAKRIQRAILPFEKTLKRHLPDHFVLFKPRDIVSGDFYWVEEAEGRVFIAVGDCTGHGVPGAFMTILGSQALTNIIIQNKVYAPKQILTRLDLILRYTLRTEDTQVRDGMDIALCVIDKATQTMQFVGAKSPLMLVQNGQLTEVKGDTNGINEHHKQDEKIQLTVHNIDVSMPTTFYLYSDGYQDQFGGMYGRKFMKKRFRELLHSLSANDMTKQKEVLEQTLLEWVSVESTGITSENQEPGGKQKQVDDILVLGVKWQPLGSESQASSDKSYA, from the coding sequence ATGAAAAAACTAAGGTTATGTATTCTTATCCTACTAACCTATAACAGCACCGCTTTTTCGCAAAAACAAGTCAGAATAGACTCACTCAAGCAATTGTTGCAAACCCGCCTTGACGATCGGCAAAGGGTAGACGTATACAATCTGATTGCCCATGAGTACCGTTCCTCAGACTCTGCCCAAGTAGCTCATTATGTTTCAAAGGCAGTAGAGTTATCAAATAAAACCGCTTATTATAAAGGCATTGCTGATGCTTATTACCCACTAGGTTGGGTGATGATGCACAAGGGACATTACCTTAAGGCTGCCAAACTGTATAACAAAACCCTGGAAGCTGCCCAAAAAGGGGACTATAAAATAGGGAAAGCCAATGCCTATAACGGTTTAGGGGTTAACCAATGGTATAAAAATGATTTTAAAGCCGCCCTTCGATACCTGACCCAATCGCTTGAATGGCGTAAACAAACCAACGATCAAAAAGGAATGGCAACCAATTATAGCAATATCGGGCTTATTCATTCTATGCAGGGCAATTACCTGAAGGCGTTGGCTTTTCAGGATGAAGGACTCGAAATTCGCCTTAAGCTCAACGACAAGCGGGGGATATCTGCTAGTTGCGACAACATAGGCGCTATTTATACCAGTCAAGGCAATTACCCACAAGCCCTTAAGGTATTATACAAGGCTCTAAGCATTAACAAAGAAATTGGGGCTAAAAACGGAATGGCTTACAATTACAGTAACTTGGGACTGGCATATACCAAGCAAGGCAACTACCCCAAGGCACTAGAGGTATATACCAAAGCATTGAAACTAGATGAAGCGTTAGGCTCTAAGAGCAGAATTGCCCGCACCTACGATAACTTGGGCATTGTATACTCCAAACAAGGCAATTACCATAAAGCATTGGGTTTTTATCAAAAAGCACTCAAGATAAGGGAGCAAACCAAGGATAAAAATGGAATGGCTTTGAGTTATAACAATCTGGGGTTGATTTATACCAGCCAAAATAGTTATTCAAAAGCACTGGCTTTTTTTCAGAAAGCATTGACCCTAAACCAGGAGGCCAACGTGCAACAAGAAGTAGCAGCCAATCACAACAATATGGGGACGGTATATTATCAGCAGGGCAAATATGACAAAGCATTGTTGGTATATAATAAGGCACTTAAAATAAGTGAAAAAATAGGCAACAAAAACGGAGTGGCTACTGGCAACCTGAAACTGGGAAAACTCTCACTTAAATTGCGACAATTTGACAAAGCACAGGCATACCTGGAAACTGCCTTGAGTATGCGGACTCAAATGGGCGAGAAAGATTTGATGGCAGAAGCTTTTGTTCACTTGGGAATGGCTCATTACCAACAAACAAACTATACAAAAGCCAAACAGTATTTAGTCAAAGGAGTAAAGTCGGCAAGGGGAGTGGGCAACCCGGTCATTGTGCGAGATGGGGTAGAGGCATTGGCAAATGTATACCAGCACTTGGGTAACTACAAAAAAGCCTACGAGTGTCAGGTACTTTTTAAGAAAATGGCCGATAGCCTTTTGAACGAAGTCAGTATACGAAAACTTACTCACCTGGAAGCCAGTTATACATCCAAAAAACGCGAAGATTCGCTTGCCAAAGAAAAAGCTTTGCTCAATGCCGATATCAGACAACGCAAACTTACCCAACGCACCACTTACCTGGGGTTGGGGCTTACCTCTGTATTGCTGCTGGTGGCCTTGTTTTTTTTCCGTAGTAAGCAACGTGCCAATCGGGAACTCAACAGGGTAAATGCTGACCTGGACTTGTCAGTAGAAGGGCTAAACAATGCCAATGAGGAGATTCAACAACAACAAGAAGAGTTGCGCGCCCAACATGCCTACCTGGAAGAATCGTACAAAAACATTCAACTACTGACCAATATAGGGCAAGAAATTATCGCCTCACTTGATTTAGACCAAGTGTTGTTTACCATTTATACCCACGTAAACAAACTGATGGATGCCACTATTTTTGGCATTGGTATTTATTATACCAAACGGCAAAGCATTGATTTTAGGCTTGCCATAGAGAGAGGACAACGCTATAAACACTATTCACGTAGTACCTTAGACAAGCAACAACTTGCCGTATTATGTATTGAGCAAAAAGCGTCAATCAGAACCGGAAACATCCAGCAAGAATACCCTGAGTTTGTTGAAAGTTTTAACATTAATACTCCACTTGAAGATGGTTCGCTTGCACAGATGCCCCGTTCGGCAATTTACCTACCCTTGTTGCTCGAGAATGAAGTAGTAGGTTTGATAAGTGTACAAAGCTTTGAAGAAAACGCTTACACCGACCGCCATTTCAAACTGTTAAAAAACTTGTCTTTGTATGTCTCCATTGCCATTGGTAATGCACAAATGTTTGAACAGTTGGATAACAAAAACCAAGACATTACTGCCAGCATTACCTACGCAAAACGCATCCAACGGGCAATCTTACCCTTCGAAAAAACACTCAAGCGACACTTACCTGACCACTTTGTACTTTTTAAGCCCCGCGACATTGTTTCGGGCGACTTTTACTGGGTAGAGGAAGCCGAAGGCAGGGTATTTATTGCGGTAGGTGATTGTACAGGACACGGGGTGCCGGGGGCTTTTATGACTATTTTGGGCTCACAGGCTTTGACTAATATTATTATCCAGAACAAAGTATATGCGCCCAAACAAATACTTACCCGGCTCGACTTGATTTTGCGTTATACCTTACGCACCGAAGATACTCAGGTGCGCGATGGAATGGATATAGCACTTTGTGTCATAGACAAGGCTACGCAAACAATGCAGTTTGTAGGTGCCAAAAGCCCTTTGATGTTGGTACAAAACGGTCAGTTGACAGAAGTTAAAGGCGATACAAACGGGATCAATGAGCACCACAAACAAGACGAAAAAATACAGCTGACCGTACACAACATTGATGTATCAATGCCTACTACTTTTTACCTATACTCCGATGGTTACCAAGACCAGTTTGGAGGAATGTATGGGCGTAAATTTATGAAGAAACGCTTCCGTGAATTATTGCATAGTCTGTCGGCCAATGACATGACAAAGCAAAAGGAAGTATTGGAGCAAACCCTTTTGGAGTGGGTAAGTGTAGAAAGCACCGGAATTACATCTGAAAACCAAGAGCCAGGAGGCAAGCAAAAACAAGTGGACGATATTTTGGTTCTGGGGGTGAAGTGGCAACCTTTGGGCAGTGAGTCACAAGCTTCAAGCGACAAGTCTTATGCATAG
- the pdxH gene encoding pyridoxamine 5'-phosphate oxidase, protein MDNSAKISQIRTDYTLHSLHKKDVAAHPITQFNQWLEEAIKAEVNEPTAMHLATATKAGKPSGRVVLLKDTNPEGFTFYTNYTSRKGAELEENPQACLTFFWPELQRQVRIYGEAKKVSDQTSADYFGTRPRGSQISALASPQSYEVANREVLESKVAETTAEYEGKTVERPLHWGGYVLVPHEVEFWQGRASRLHDRLLYEGGENEWIIKRLAP, encoded by the coding sequence ATGGACAATTCTGCAAAAATATCCCAAATACGCACCGACTATACTTTACATTCACTGCATAAAAAAGACGTGGCTGCTCATCCAATCACTCAATTTAACCAATGGTTAGAGGAAGCCATTAAAGCTGAAGTAAACGAACCCACTGCCATGCACCTTGCCACTGCTACCAAAGCAGGCAAACCATCGGGCAGGGTGGTATTGCTCAAAGATACCAACCCAGAAGGCTTTACTTTTTACACCAATTATACAAGCCGCAAGGGCGCAGAGCTTGAAGAAAATCCTCAGGCTTGCCTTACGTTTTTTTGGCCAGAGCTCCAGCGCCAGGTTCGTATTTATGGTGAGGCAAAAAAGGTGTCTGACCAAACTTCTGCCGACTACTTCGGTACTCGCCCAAGGGGTAGCCAAATATCGGCGTTGGCGTCGCCCCAAAGCTACGAAGTGGCAAACCGAGAGGTGCTGGAGTCTAAAGTAGCAGAGACCACTGCTGAGTATGAAGGCAAAACTGTAGAGCGCCCTTTGCATTGGGGTGGCTATGTATTGGTGCCCCACGAGGTAGAGTTTTGGCAAGGCAGGGCTAGTCGTTTGCACGATCGCTTGTTGTATGAGGGAGGTGAAAATGAATGGATAATTAAGAGGTTGGCACCTTAA
- a CDS encoding DUF349 domain-containing protein, which produces MSTENEEVKSTGETSQDSTQDKVVTPENTDNTTGSSTENTTESTDTNSDTASEEVKTDPEATTEVQKEAEDSSQPEQSAEENASQPEASNATAETASADAPETTSTSAESTSETTQSSESTQEGHKEEDQKEENQKEEDQKEEEKEEDYSQYDKDALVALSEQLKEESDLQKVNRTLNKIKPFFDEITNLEREEALEKFKASGGDEGDFEYKQDENTQAFYNNYKELKSKRSQFIAQQEKQKDENQKTKERLLEEIRALVDSEESHKSMEEFKKLQEQWKAVGPVPPAQSKSLWASYNALMELYYNKRSIYFELKELDRRKNLEKKLELCERAEKLAESSSIQQAIKELHELHNDYKHIGPIPREEQDKVWARFKAASDIIYNKNVSTIRK; this is translated from the coding sequence ATGAGTACCGAAAACGAAGAAGTAAAATCTACTGGTGAAACCTCTCAGGATAGCACCCAGGACAAAGTTGTAACTCCTGAAAACACAGACAATACAACTGGTTCGAGCACCGAAAACACCACAGAAAGCACAGATACTAACAGTGATACTGCCTCTGAAGAGGTAAAAACTGACCCTGAAGCCACTACCGAGGTGCAAAAAGAAGCTGAGGACTCTTCCCAACCTGAACAATCTGCAGAAGAAAACGCTAGTCAACCAGAGGCAAGCAATGCTACCGCAGAAACAGCCTCTGCAGATGCTCCAGAAACAACCAGTACTTCTGCTGAGAGTACTTCGGAAACAACGCAAAGCAGCGAATCAACTCAAGAGGGCCACAAAGAAGAAGACCAGAAAGAAGAGAACCAAAAGGAGGAGGACCAAAAGGAAGAGGAAAAAGAGGAAGATTATAGTCAATATGACAAAGATGCTCTGGTGGCTTTGTCTGAACAATTGAAAGAGGAAAGTGACTTGCAAAAGGTCAACCGAACCCTTAACAAAATCAAACCTTTCTTTGACGAAATCACCAACCTTGAGCGTGAAGAAGCACTTGAGAAATTCAAGGCAAGTGGCGGTGATGAAGGCGACTTTGAGTATAAGCAAGACGAAAATACACAAGCTTTTTATAACAACTACAAAGAACTCAAAAGCAAGCGTAGCCAGTTTATAGCTCAGCAGGAAAAGCAAAAAGATGAAAACCAAAAAACTAAAGAGCGTTTGCTCGAAGAAATAAGGGCTTTGGTTGATTCTGAAGAGAGCCATAAGAGTATGGAGGAGTTTAAAAAACTCCAGGAACAATGGAAAGCCGTTGGTCCGGTGCCTCCTGCCCAATCTAAAAGCCTGTGGGCAAGTTACAATGCCCTGATGGAGCTCTATTATAACAAGAGAAGCATCTACTTTGAGTTAAAAGAACTTGACCGACGCAAAAATCTGGAGAAAAAACTAGAGCTTTGCGAACGCGCCGAAAAACTTGCCGAAAGCTCTTCTATTCAGCAAGCCATCAAAGAGTTGCACGAGTTGCACAACGACTACAAGCATATAGGACCCATTCCAAGAGAAGAACAAGACAAAGTTTGGGCACGTTTTAAAGCTGCTTCTGATATTATTTACAACAAAAACGTGAGTACTATCAGGAAATGA
- a CDS encoding DUF349 domain-containing protein: MKQKKDENLALKLALCEKVEQEFAGYQSEKIADWNTKTKELLEIQKQWEEIRFIPKEKIKEVSKRFWGAFKSFFHNKNNFFKTVEQFREENLAKKVALCEKAEELTASNKTPQKVAQELKDLQKEWKEIGPAPAKQKQAVYERFKKVCDAFFENRRKEYQVQEEEYVVNLGKKQALCAKIDALEGDELKAIDEKALEGFVNEWKQIGFVPKKDKKSIEKQFEASVYGVIKRIPELEDSRREALSGALDVVMARLSPNASKKLNQKEGAIRKKISKLENNLDTLKNNLGFFANSKKANKLKEDFEKQVETAEKELNSLKKQLKALKKAENNS, encoded by the coding sequence ATGAAGCAGAAAAAAGACGAAAACCTTGCCCTTAAACTTGCCCTTTGTGAAAAAGTAGAGCAAGAGTTTGCGGGTTATCAGTCTGAAAAAATTGCTGACTGGAATACTAAAACCAAAGAACTGCTCGAAATACAAAAACAATGGGAGGAAATACGTTTTATCCCTAAAGAAAAAATCAAAGAAGTAAGCAAACGTTTTTGGGGAGCTTTCAAATCTTTCTTTCACAACAAAAACAACTTCTTTAAAACCGTAGAACAGTTTAGAGAAGAAAACCTTGCCAAGAAAGTAGCACTTTGCGAAAAGGCAGAAGAACTGACTGCCAGCAATAAGACCCCACAAAAAGTGGCACAGGAACTCAAAGACCTGCAAAAAGAGTGGAAAGAAATTGGACCAGCTCCTGCCAAACAAAAACAAGCGGTATACGAGCGTTTCAAAAAAGTATGTGATGCCTTCTTTGAAAACCGCCGCAAAGAATACCAGGTACAGGAAGAAGAGTATGTGGTAAACCTGGGGAAAAAACAAGCGCTATGTGCCAAAATAGATGCGCTGGAAGGCGATGAACTGAAAGCCATTGATGAAAAAGCCCTGGAGGGTTTTGTAAACGAATGGAAGCAAATTGGTTTTGTGCCCAAAAAGGACAAAAAATCCATTGAAAAGCAGTTTGAAGCCTCAGTGTATGGAGTCATCAAAAGAATACCAGAGCTTGAAGACAGTCGCAGAGAAGCCTTGTCTGGTGCCCTGGATGTGGTGATGGCAAGACTTAGCCCTAACGCCTCTAAAAAGCTAAACCAAAAAGAAGGAGCCATTCGTAAGAAAATATCTAAGTTAGAAAACAACTTAGATACACTCAAAAACAACTTAGGATTTTTTGCTAACTCTAAGAAAGCAAACAAGTTAAAAGAAGATTTTGAGAAGCAAGTGGAAACGGCTGAAAAAGAATTGAATAGTTTGAAGAAGCAATTGAAAGCTCTTAAGAAAGCTGAAAATAATTCATAA